The proteins below come from a single Agrobacterium vitis genomic window:
- the pyrE gene encoding orotate phosphoribosyltransferase, with protein MTGNAPSPLAELARQIAATATLEGEFVLRSGQVSNRYFDKYRFEGNPVLLRELAKAMASLLPPTTEILAGLELGGIPLVTAISLETGLPAAFIRKEAKAYGTCRAIEGQDVRGRRITFIEDVITTGGAVADAHRLALAEQADILAVVCAIWRGNGSPHITNAPDLPVLPVFTAADLEK; from the coding sequence ATGACCGGAAATGCGCCCTCCCCATTGGCGGAACTCGCCAGACAAATAGCAGCCACGGCGACCCTTGAGGGCGAATTCGTGTTGCGCTCCGGCCAGGTCTCCAACCGTTACTTCGATAAATATCGCTTCGAGGGAAACCCGGTTCTCTTGAGAGAACTGGCAAAGGCCATGGCTTCCCTGCTTCCACCGACGACCGAAATCCTTGCTGGTCTGGAACTCGGCGGCATTCCGCTTGTCACCGCAATTTCTTTGGAAACAGGACTTCCCGCCGCCTTTATCCGGAAGGAGGCAAAAGCCTATGGCACCTGTCGCGCCATAGAGGGACAGGACGTCAGAGGCCGCCGGATCACCTTCATAGAGGACGTGATCACCACAGGCGGCGCCGTCGCCGACGCGCATCGATTGGCCTTGGCAGAGCAAGCAGACATTCTTGCCGTCGTTTGCGCAATCTGGCGGGGGAACGGCAGTCCTCATATCACAAACGCGCCCGACCTTCCGGTATTGCCGGTTTTCACCGCCGCTGATCTGGAGAAGTGA
- a CDS encoding methyl-accepting chemotaxis protein gives MLAAGAAMAALIASYTAFSGWETSKRVNDQVVALASEKAASVANQVAVQITDVVSAGTSVAGSLSGLIENGSRNRTDVIALLKGVPTHYKTMFGAWMTEVPEAPQELKLQGTEGSNKVGIFAAYWTKDDSGNLEFSTWVTTTTDQWYAEPLTTGKGLITQPYISTTGKLLTSVSTPVVVKGKIIGLAGVDVQLGDLSASISAMTPFDGGRVMLVADNGNWLVHPDKDTLMKPYGDTGASDVKAALADGRMRIIHGLPDGATRLVFPFTAPGMNKTWAAVLDVPAKTFSEPVVAQVTSTAISGLILLVIALVMIYGVSILIVRRPLGDVVEAVRRMGGGDYQTDVTGKTRSDEFGMLASALDSFRLDLANGRSVQSEQEKLRASVESDRERQTALELAKAEDLRHFVQQVQAGFDALAAGDLTVRMNTHVAPEFEAIRQNFNTSVAALEDAMGSVVSTVSTIRSGLGEISAASNDLARRTEQQAASLEETIAALGDVSRGVNGTAEGAGRAQHAVTAARDNAAKGGDIVARAVEAMTAIQGSSEKIGNIIGVIDEIAFQTNLLALNAGVEAARAGEAGKGFAVVAQEVRELAQRSANAAKEIKALISTSSAQVETGVGLVTASGTSLKEIVEQVVEMSTTITDIANAAREQATSLREVTAAGDQMDKVTQQNAAMVEQTTAAAQSLTQETEHLAQMVQRFRTNAGSYGQQQRYAMAS, from the coding sequence ATGCTGGCGGCAGGCGCCGCGATGGCGGCGCTGATTGCGTCCTATACGGCATTTAGCGGCTGGGAAACCAGCAAGCGTGTCAATGATCAGGTGGTGGCACTCGCCTCCGAAAAGGCGGCCTCGGTCGCCAATCAGGTAGCCGTGCAGATCACTGATGTCGTCTCCGCCGGAACCAGTGTGGCGGGCAGCCTGTCCGGCCTGATCGAAAACGGCTCACGCAACCGCACCGACGTGATTGCGCTGTTGAAGGGCGTTCCGACCCATTACAAAACCATGTTCGGCGCCTGGATGACCGAAGTGCCGGAAGCCCCGCAGGAGCTGAAACTGCAAGGCACCGAGGGCAGCAACAAGGTCGGGATTTTTGCGGCCTACTGGACCAAGGATGATAGCGGTAACCTGGAATTCTCCACCTGGGTCACGACCACCACCGATCAGTGGTATGCTGAGCCTCTGACCACAGGCAAAGGGCTTATTACCCAGCCCTATATCTCCACCACCGGTAAGCTTCTAACCTCGGTTTCGACCCCCGTCGTCGTCAAGGGCAAGATCATCGGTCTTGCTGGCGTTGACGTCCAACTGGGCGATCTTTCTGCCTCGATCAGCGCCATGACACCGTTTGACGGCGGCCGGGTGATGCTGGTGGCCGATAACGGTAACTGGCTGGTGCATCCCGACAAGGACACGCTGATGAAGCCGTACGGCGACACGGGTGCCTCCGATGTCAAGGCCGCCCTTGCCGATGGCAGGATGCGCATCATTCACGGCCTGCCGGATGGGGCGACGCGGCTGGTCTTTCCTTTCACGGCGCCGGGCATGAACAAGACCTGGGCCGCCGTTCTCGATGTTCCCGCCAAAACCTTTTCCGAACCGGTCGTCGCGCAGGTGACCTCCACTGCCATCAGCGGGTTGATCCTGCTGGTCATTGCTCTGGTGATGATCTACGGCGTTTCCATCCTGATCGTACGCCGCCCGCTGGGCGACGTGGTGGAAGCCGTGCGCCGCATGGGTGGTGGTGATTACCAGACGGACGTGACCGGCAAGACCCGCAGCGACGAATTCGGCATGCTGGCCTCGGCCCTCGACAGCTTCCGCCTTGATCTCGCCAATGGCCGGTCCGTGCAGTCGGAACAGGAAAAGCTCAGGGCCAGCGTCGAAAGCGACCGCGAGCGCCAGACGGCGCTGGAACTGGCCAAGGCGGAAGATCTGCGCCATTTCGTACAGCAGGTCCAGGCGGGCTTCGACGCGCTGGCCGCAGGCGATCTGACCGTGCGGATGAACACCCATGTTGCACCGGAATTCGAGGCGATCCGCCAGAATTTCAACACCTCGGTCGCAGCGCTTGAAGACGCGATGGGCTCGGTGGTTTCCACCGTCAGCACGATCCGTTCCGGCCTTGGCGAAATCTCCGCCGCCTCCAACGATCTGGCACGCCGTACCGAACAGCAGGCCGCCTCGCTGGAAGAAACCATTGCCGCACTGGGCGATGTGTCGCGCGGCGTCAACGGCACCGCCGAAGGCGCAGGCCGCGCCCAACATGCCGTTACCGCCGCCCGTGACAATGCCGCCAAGGGTGGCGACATCGTCGCCCGGGCCGTGGAAGCGATGACGGCCATCCAGGGCTCATCGGAAAAGATCGGCAACATTATCGGCGTCATCGATGAGATCGCCTTCCAGACCAATCTTCTGGCCCTGAACGCCGGTGTGGAAGCTGCCCGCGCTGGTGAAGCCGGTAAGGGCTTTGCGGTGGTTGCCCAGGAAGTGCGCGAACTCGCCCAGCGTTCGGCCAATGCCGCCAAGGAGATCAAGGCACTGATTTCCACCTCCAGTGCGCAAGTCGAGACCGGCGTCGGCCTCGTCACCGCATCCGGCACATCGCTGAAGGAAATCGTTGAGCAGGTGGTCGAGATGAGCACCACCATCACCGACATCGCCAACGCCGCCCGTGAACAGGCGACCTCGCTGCGCGAAGTCACCGCCGCTGGCGACCAGATGGACAAGGTCACCCAACAGAACGCCGCCATGGTGGAACAAACCACCGCAGCGGCCCAGAGCCTCACCCAGGAAACCGAACACCTCGCCCAGATGGTCCAGCGCTTCCGCACCAATGCCGGAAGCTATGGCCAGCAGCAACGCTATGCGATGGCGTCTTGA
- a CDS encoding AAA family ATPase produces the protein MGQRNILIEGVSGTGKTSVATELQRRGYHVIHGDRELAYQGDPETGEPLDASTLAQGLADVAFGHRHHLWNIDKVKALVSDQSHPISFFCGGSRNFHRFIELFDGVFVLDVDQHTLKNRLASRPEDEFGGKPAERELIMRLHATWEDIPENATVIDATVPVDAVVELILLGCGGDHSPPKGEYDVLPDHQWKKLP, from the coding sequence ATGGGCCAGCGCAATATTCTGATCGAAGGCGTTTCAGGAACCGGCAAGACCTCCGTCGCTACCGAACTGCAACGGCGCGGCTACCACGTCATCCACGGTGATCGTGAACTGGCCTACCAGGGCGACCCGGAAACTGGCGAACCGCTGGATGCGTCCACACTGGCGCAGGGTCTTGCGGATGTAGCTTTCGGACACAGGCACCACCTGTGGAATATCGACAAGGTCAAAGCGCTGGTCAGCGATCAAAGCCACCCGATCTCCTTCTTCTGCGGCGGCTCCCGCAATTTCCACCGGTTTATCGAGCTTTTTGACGGGGTCTTCGTTCTCGACGTCGATCAGCACACACTGAAAAACCGTCTGGCCAGCAGACCCGAAGACGAGTTCGGCGGAAAACCAGCCGAACGGGAGCTGATCATGCGGTTGCATGCAACGTGGGAGGATATTCCCGAGAATGCGACGGTTATTGATGCGACGGTGCCGGTTGATGCGGTTGTCGAGCTGATTTTGCTGGGGTGTGGAGGTGATCACTCACCCCCTAAGGGAGAGTATGACGTCCTGCCGGATCACCAGTGGAAGAAATTGCCATGA
- a CDS encoding response regulator: MKNGRPVIMVVEDSPLIRMGAIDLVLSAGYDVLEAGDADEAIRILESRDDIDLVFTDVQMPGTMDGIKLSHYIRDRWPPVKLIVASGAAILEESMLPGGSRFFSKPYDELTITEAMAQLLLSEDPHAHIT; encoded by the coding sequence ATGAAGAACGGCAGACCGGTTATCATGGTCGTAGAAGACAGTCCATTGATAAGAATGGGTGCCATCGATCTTGTCCTATCGGCGGGCTACGACGTGTTGGAGGCTGGCGACGCTGACGAGGCAATCCGCATCCTCGAATCGCGAGACGACATTGACCTTGTGTTCACCGATGTTCAGATGCCGGGGACGATGGACGGTATCAAATTGTCCCACTACATCCGTGATCGATGGCCGCCGGTGAAGCTGATCGTCGCATCCGGTGCTGCCATTCTCGAGGAGAGCATGCTGCCTGGCGGAAGTCGCTTCTTCTCGAAGCCCTACGACGAACTCACCATTACCGAGGCAATGGCACAGCTGCTTTTGAGCGAGGATCCACACGCCCATATCACCTGA
- a CDS encoding helicase HerA-like C-terminal domain-containing protein — MLEDGKLFLGASRKPDDAFNAPEYLDLKLANRHGLITGATGTGKTVTLQILAEGFASAGVPVFCADIKGDLSGIAAPGEAKDFLIKRAEEIGLSPYPFAEFPVTFWDLYGEKGHRVRTTIAEMGPLLLARLMEASEAQEGVLNIAFKIADKGGLALLDLKDLQALLTYMAENSSELSGQFGLVSKSSVGSLQRALLLLESQGADQFFGEPALSIQDIMRVAPDGRGTISVLAADRLMMNPRLYATFLLWLLSELFEELPEVGDLAQPKLVFFFDEAHLLFRDAPSVLVERVEQVVRLIRSKGVGVYFVTQNPLDVPETILAQLGNRVQHALRAYTPREQKAVKTAAETFRPNPAFSCEEAITALGTGEALVSTLQGKGVPSMVERTLIRPPSARIGPLTESERATIIGASPMANLYDRTIDRHSAFEILAERAEKAAGHSGADDSAEDSSAASRWKLPGFGDEAPEQKTTTTRQAPDRTAPPGRQRQTVIEAAMKSAARSLASQVANQLGRALVRGILGSLKR; from the coding sequence ATGCTTGAAGATGGAAAATTGTTTCTCGGGGCCAGCCGCAAGCCGGATGATGCGTTTAACGCACCGGAATATCTGGATCTGAAACTTGCCAACCGCCACGGCCTCATCACCGGCGCCACCGGCACCGGCAAGACCGTGACGCTGCAAATCCTGGCCGAAGGGTTCGCCAGTGCCGGTGTTCCGGTGTTCTGCGCCGACATCAAAGGTGATCTGTCGGGCATCGCCGCGCCGGGGGAGGCCAAGGATTTCCTGATCAAGCGCGCTGAGGAGATCGGGCTTTCGCCCTATCCCTTCGCGGAATTTCCGGTCACCTTCTGGGATCTCTACGGCGAAAAAGGCCATAGGGTCCGCACCACCATCGCCGAAATGGGACCGCTTCTGCTGGCCCGGCTGATGGAGGCCTCGGAAGCCCAGGAGGGCGTGCTGAACATTGCCTTCAAAATCGCCGATAAGGGCGGGCTGGCGCTGCTGGATCTCAAGGATTTGCAGGCGCTGCTGACCTATATGGCGGAAAATTCCAGTGAACTATCGGGCCAATTCGGGCTGGTGTCGAAGTCCTCGGTCGGCTCGCTGCAACGGGCGCTGCTGCTGCTGGAAAGCCAGGGCGCGGACCAGTTCTTTGGTGAACCGGCGCTGTCTATCCAGGATATTATGCGGGTCGCGCCGGATGGGCGAGGGACGATTTCGGTGCTGGCCGCCGACCGGCTGATGATGAACCCACGGCTTTATGCCACGTTCCTGCTCTGGTTGCTTTCGGAACTGTTCGAGGAACTGCCTGAGGTTGGCGATCTCGCCCAGCCCAAACTGGTGTTCTTCTTCGATGAGGCGCATCTGCTGTTTCGCGATGCGCCAAGCGTTCTCGTCGAGCGGGTCGAGCAAGTGGTGCGGCTGATCCGCTCCAAAGGCGTCGGCGTTTATTTTGTCACGCAAAATCCGCTGGATGTGCCGGAAACCATTCTGGCGCAATTGGGCAACCGGGTGCAGCACGCATTGCGGGCCTATACGCCCCGCGAACAGAAGGCGGTGAAGACCGCCGCCGAAACCTTCCGGCCCAATCCGGCCTTTTCCTGCGAAGAGGCGATTACGGCACTCGGCACCGGTGAAGCGCTGGTCTCGACCCTTCAGGGCAAAGGCGTGCCTTCGATGGTCGAGCGCACCCTGATCCGCCCGCCCTCCGCCCGCATCGGCCCGCTGACCGAAAGCGAACGGGCGACAATCATCGGCGCCAGCCCCATGGCGAACCTCTATGACCGCACCATCGACCGGCACTCGGCCTTCGAAATCCTGGCGGAACGGGCCGAAAAAGCCGCAGGCCACAGCGGAGCCGATGATAGCGCCGAGGACAGCAGCGCCGCCAGCCGCTGGAAACTGCCGGGCTTTGGCGATGAAGCACCAGAGCAAAAAACCACCACCACCCGCCAAGCGCCTGACCGCACCGCACCCCCCGGCCGCCAACGCCAAACGGTGATCGAGGCAGCAATGAAAAGCGCCGCCCGCTCACTCGCCAGCCAAGTCGCCAACCAGCTCGGCCGGGCGCTGGTTCGGGGGATTTTGGGGAGTTTGAAGCGGTAG
- a CDS encoding class I SAM-dependent methyltransferase, with protein MFRRNHQGPVYRDFIAAIAGKKQARGYLEVGVRDGGTLSGVGCEAIGVDPEFKTRYDILANKNAVHLYSMTSDVFFRDHDPRVILGRSPDVIFLDGLHQFEYLLRDFINSERIAHRDTVILLDDCLPINAEMTERVYNLAGRRDRDNAPSWTGDVWKIIPILKTYRPDLHITLVDTQPTGTVCVTNLDPDSTVLRDRYYQIIQEYILVMMDDAAIERFYDSNPVASGEVILSDFNASIFVGP; from the coding sequence ATGTTCAGACGCAATCATCAAGGCCCTGTTTACCGTGACTTCATTGCCGCGATTGCTGGCAAGAAACAGGCGCGCGGCTATCTCGAAGTCGGTGTCCGGGATGGCGGCACGCTGTCAGGGGTCGGATGCGAGGCCATCGGCGTCGATCCGGAGTTCAAGACCCGCTACGACATACTCGCCAACAAGAATGCGGTTCATCTCTACAGCATGACCAGCGACGTATTTTTCCGCGATCACGATCCGCGCGTGATCCTGGGCCGGTCGCCGGACGTGATTTTCCTCGATGGCCTGCACCAGTTTGAATATCTGCTGCGCGACTTCATCAACAGCGAGCGGATCGCCCACCGTGACACGGTGATCCTGCTGGACGATTGCCTGCCGATCAACGCGGAAATGACCGAGCGCGTCTATAATCTGGCTGGCCGGCGTGACCGCGACAATGCCCCGTCCTGGACCGGCGATGTCTGGAAAATCATCCCGATCCTCAAGACCTACCGGCCAGACCTGCACATCACCCTCGTCGATACCCAGCCGACCGGCACCGTCTGCGTCACCAATCTTGATCCGGATTCGACCGTGCTGCGGGATCGCTACTACCAGATCATCCAGGAGTATATTCTGGTGATGATGGACGATGCCGCAATCGAGCGGTTTTATGACAGCAACCCGGTGGCCTCGGGCGAAGTAATCTTGAGCGATTTCAACGCCTCAATCTTCGTCGGGCCCTGA
- a CDS encoding methyl-accepting chemotaxis protein, which yields MKMPVQSVSAKLLLAAGVVITISLGGFSIVGIFATKTQLSDNIVAVATQKAELASRQVTADITNVVSSATSVAASLSGLIENGAGSRADVIAALKNIPPQYPSMFGAWMTELPDVPADLKLQGAEGTNKQGLFTAYWTKDDSGKLGFSTWDIKTTDQWYAEPLATGKSLITQPYISTTGQLLTSISLPVRVNGKIVGLAGVDIKLDDLAATISALRPFEDGRIMLLADNGKWLVNTDKSLMMKDYADTGAAEVKAALADGKTRIIHGLPDGATRIVFPFTSPGMNKIWATVLDIPEKTFTGPIKEQIIAISSSCLIMLTIGLCLIYFVSTLIVRRPLANVVAGVRVMAGGDYNKPIAGTERHDEFGTLATALDQFRRELSNGLRVQQEQDSLRKSVEQDRERQSALEKAKAEDLLQFVQQVQAGFNALAAGDLTVRMQDNVAPEFESIRQNFNTSVASLEEAIGAVVHAIGTIRSGLGEISAASNDLARRTEQQAASLEETIAALGDVSRAIDGTADGAGRAQTVVTATRDNAAKGGDIVSRAIEAMTAIQGSSEKIGNIIGVIDEIAFQTNLLALNAGVEAARAGESGKGFAVVAQEVRELAQRSANAAREIKALISTSSAQVETGVHLVSASGTSLQQIVDQVANMSSTITDIANSAREQATSLREVTNAGDVMDKVTQQNAAMVEETTAAAQNLAQETENLAHMVRRFRTNGTNSDQSPRYARAS from the coding sequence ATGAAAATGCCAGTGCAATCGGTTTCAGCAAAGCTTCTGCTGGCAGCAGGGGTCGTGATAACGATCTCTCTGGGCGGCTTCTCGATTGTCGGCATATTTGCCACCAAAACGCAACTGAGCGACAATATTGTCGCCGTGGCGACGCAAAAGGCCGAGCTTGCCTCCAGGCAGGTAACGGCAGATATTACCAATGTGGTTTCCTCTGCGACCAGCGTCGCGGCCAGCCTGTCGGGACTGATTGAAAACGGCGCCGGCAGCCGCGCCGATGTCATCGCCGCGCTGAAAAACATTCCACCACAATATCCAAGCATGTTTGGCGCATGGATGACCGAATTGCCTGATGTCCCGGCGGACCTTAAACTGCAGGGCGCTGAGGGCACCAACAAACAAGGTCTGTTCACGGCCTATTGGACCAAGGACGATAGCGGCAAGCTGGGATTTTCCACCTGGGACATCAAAACCACCGATCAATGGTATGCCGAACCTCTGGCAACCGGCAAGAGCTTGATTACCCAGCCTTATATCTCGACCACCGGTCAGTTGCTGACATCGATATCCTTGCCGGTAAGGGTGAATGGCAAGATTGTCGGTCTGGCGGGCGTCGATATCAAGCTGGACGATCTCGCCGCGACAATCAGCGCTTTGCGGCCCTTCGAGGATGGCCGCATCATGCTGCTGGCCGATAACGGCAAATGGCTCGTTAATACCGACAAGTCCCTGATGATGAAGGACTATGCCGATACCGGGGCCGCCGAGGTCAAGGCGGCGCTTGCCGATGGCAAGACGCGTATCATCCATGGCCTGCCGGATGGCGCGACACGGATTGTCTTTCCCTTTACAAGCCCCGGCATGAACAAGATCTGGGCCACGGTGCTGGACATTCCGGAAAAGACCTTCACAGGCCCGATCAAGGAACAGATCATCGCCATATCCTCCAGTTGTCTGATCATGCTGACGATCGGTCTTTGCCTGATTTACTTTGTCTCGACGCTGATCGTACGCCGCCCATTGGCAAATGTGGTGGCAGGTGTGCGTGTGATGGCCGGTGGCGATTACAATAAACCGATTGCCGGAACGGAGCGTCACGACGAATTTGGCACCTTGGCGACAGCGCTCGACCAGTTCCGCCGCGAACTCTCCAATGGCCTGCGCGTGCAGCAGGAGCAGGATTCCCTGCGCAAAAGCGTGGAACAGGACCGGGAACGCCAGAGCGCGCTGGAAAAGGCCAAAGCCGAAGATTTGCTGCAATTTGTCCAGCAGGTCCAGGCTGGCTTCAATGCCCTGGCTGCAGGCGATCTGACCGTGCGCATGCAGGACAATGTCGCACCGGAATTCGAATCCATCCGCCAGAATTTCAACACCTCGGTGGCAAGCCTTGAAGAAGCGATCGGCGCCGTTGTTCACGCAATCGGCACGATCCGGTCTGGTCTTGGCGAAATCTCGGCCGCCTCCAACGATCTGGCCCGGCGCACCGAACAGCAGGCCGCATCGCTGGAAGAAACCATTGCAGCACTCGGCGATGTGTCACGCGCCATCGACGGCACAGCCGACGGGGCTGGCCGGGCGCAGACCGTCGTCACCGCCACCCGCGACAATGCCGCCAAGGGCGGAGACATTGTCTCCCGCGCCATAGAGGCGATGACCGCCATCCAGGGCTCATCCGAAAAGATCGGCAATATCATCGGCGTCATCGACGAAATTGCCTTCCAGACCAATCTTCTGGCCCTGAATGCCGGGGTAGAAGCGGCCCGCGCCGGGGAATCCGGCAAGGGTTTTGCCGTGGTGGCGCAGGAAGTGCGCGAACTCGCCCAGCGCTCCGCCAATGCGGCCCGCGAAATCAAGGCGCTGATCTCCACCTCCAGCGCCCAGGTTGAAACCGGGGTCCATCTCGTCAGCGCCTCGGGGACCTCGTTGCAACAGATTGTCGACCAGGTCGCCAATATGAGTTCGACAATCACAGACATTGCCAATTCGGCCCGCGAACAGGCTACATCGCTGCGCGAAGTGACGAATGCGGGCGATGTCATGGACAAGGTCACCCAGCAGAATGCCGCCATGGTGGAAGAAACCACCGCCGCAGCCCAGAACCTTGCCCAGGAAACCGAAAACCTTGCTCATATGGTCCGGCGTTTCCGGACCAACGGCACCAATTCCGACCAGTCGCCGCGCTACGCCAGGGCGTCGTAA
- a CDS encoding acyl-homoserine-lactone synthase, whose translation MFFSLQAHNYDHHQPLMEQMFKLRKRVFQDTLKWDVCCSQDKEYDIYDTYGPAYVVWCSKDGQRLYGSMRLMPTTGPTLLYDTFRSTFPKTVNLVAAGIWEGTRLCIDEDVLAKDHPDLPVARAFGIMLLTVYECALAHGIKAIVANYEPRLKKIYDRAGADVLEIGRADGYGKYPVCCGTFEINHQGRENMRHALKVHEPLFSRDVPNPEFTPAFAVAA comes from the coding sequence ATGTTCTTTTCTTTACAAGCTCACAATTACGATCATCATCAACCTCTCATGGAGCAAATGTTCAAACTCCGTAAACGTGTATTTCAAGACACGTTGAAATGGGATGTATGTTGCTCGCAAGACAAAGAATACGATATTTACGATACATACGGTCCTGCCTATGTTGTCTGGTGCAGTAAAGATGGGCAGCGCCTTTATGGTTCGATGCGCCTCATGCCGACCACCGGGCCGACCCTTCTCTATGATACGTTCCGCTCCACGTTCCCCAAGACTGTGAATTTGGTCGCTGCTGGGATTTGGGAAGGCACGCGACTGTGCATCGACGAAGATGTGCTGGCAAAAGACCATCCAGACCTACCTGTCGCCAGGGCCTTCGGTATTATGCTTCTTACCGTTTACGAATGCGCCTTGGCGCACGGCATCAAGGCAATCGTTGCAAATTACGAACCACGTCTAAAGAAAATCTATGATCGGGCAGGCGCCGATGTGCTGGAAATCGGCCGGGCCGATGGCTACGGAAAGTATCCCGTCTGCTGCGGAACATTCGAAATTAACCATCAGGGCCGTGAAAACATGCGCCATGCCTTGAAGGTTCATGAACCGCTCTTCTCACGCGACGTACCGAACCCGGAATTTACGCCTGCTTTCGCCGTTGCTGCCTGA
- a CDS encoding helix-turn-helix transcriptional regulator, with translation MRIDHDQSLFEKTFNQIKLSRNTSLAVLILRDNYSALAHVTYHHAHTVLGKMTVDAPFVKTTYPDAWIGRYIIQGYAAIDPVVQEGTKRMLPFRWAEIEVKPESSALFTEFEAHGLGGTGYSIPIIDRAGRRALLSLNFSPDFTEWEEYVNLYQSEWSELAHLIHKQAIEEMYGDKDPAPQISPRELETLYWVGQGKEAAGIAVILGISEHTVRTYMRSARSKLDCATLAQAVAKAMTLRLIKG, from the coding sequence ATGCGCATTGACCATGACCAAAGCCTTTTTGAAAAGACATTTAATCAGATCAAGTTAAGCCGAAACACCAGTCTCGCGGTATTGATCTTGCGTGACAACTATTCAGCCCTGGCCCATGTGACTTATCACCACGCCCATACCGTGCTGGGTAAGATGACTGTCGATGCACCATTCGTGAAGACAACCTATCCAGATGCCTGGATCGGACGTTACATCATCCAGGGTTACGCCGCTATAGACCCGGTGGTTCAGGAAGGAACCAAACGAATGTTGCCGTTCCGCTGGGCGGAGATTGAAGTCAAACCCGAGTCGTCCGCTCTTTTTACCGAATTCGAAGCCCACGGCCTCGGCGGCACCGGCTATTCCATTCCGATCATTGATCGTGCCGGTCGACGGGCACTGCTTTCGCTCAACTTTTCGCCGGATTTTACGGAATGGGAAGAATATGTGAATCTCTATCAGTCAGAATGGAGCGAACTAGCGCATCTCATCCACAAGCAAGCCATTGAAGAAATGTATGGCGATAAAGACCCAGCGCCACAAATAAGCCCACGAGAATTGGAAACACTCTATTGGGTCGGCCAAGGCAAAGAAGCTGCCGGGATCGCCGTCATTCTTGGCATTTCCGAGCATACCGTCCGGACTTACATGCGTTCAGCCAGGTCGAAATTGGATTGCGCGACCTTGGCTCAGGCCGTTGCGAAGGCAATGACCTTAAGGCTGATCAAGGGCTAG